The nucleotide sequence GTAAGCTCCGCCATATATATATGATCCAGTGCACCCCACACTCTGTTGGTTTTCCAGCGGAGATAACGCACCGGCGGTGCATCCGGCGGAAAATCGAATTCTTCCCCGTTTACGACCGCATAGTTGAAATCTTCTTCGGTAACCGTTCCAAGCGGCAAACCGGAAGGCTTAAGCGAGGTAAAGTCCCCGATCTTAAACCAGGAATCCCAGGTACCGTCATTTACCGGTTGGTCAGAACCCCACAGTTCAAACACTTTTGGATCACCACCGTTGTAAGCACCATCGGAGGCACCCTGGCCGGTGCTTCTCCTGTGATAGAATTTAAAACGGCTGATCTTGGCCTTAACACCCAGGTCAAAACTGAACCACTGGGGCAGGCCGGTTCCCGGTTTGGTATGGAAAACATTTCCGCCATTGAATACGCCGTCCCACAGATCACTCAACCCCACACCGCAGCAGTGTTGTGCATTCTGATCGGTTATAAGGTTCAGTGCTTTTATTTTTGTACGATCGAGCAGCTTCTCCAGCCAGGGAGTGTATTCCCCGAATAAAGTATCCGACCGGTTGTTCCACCGGTCGCGGATGTATACTCCAAAACGCCGTTTTACAGGATCAAACCCGCGTACAGCAAAAGACCCTCCGATGCTTTTTGTATAATAGGTGAGGGCCTCTTTCATTTGCCCTACCGAATCTTCGGCAATGACCGTCATTACCAGATTGGCGGATACGGGGTTATCAAATGTCAACCGAACGCCGCCAAATGTTTCTTCCATTTTTAGAGAACGGAACGTGTTTTTAATCGGCGGTTCCAAAGGATGGATCACCGTCTCCACGGGTTCGGAAACCTGCTCTCCGCGACTTACCGAATACAGCTTTACCGCATACTCTTTTGTGTCAGGGAACCCTTCCACTTTCAGTGTTTTGTTGTAGTAGGAAGACTTGATTTCCTGGGTAACGCCTTCGCGGATATCGTACACCGCTTTTACGTACAATAACCGGCTGTCGTCCGGAACATCATAAGAGATCACGGCTCCTCCCGGAACATTCTCCACTTTAACATTGGTTACTCTTGCAGGTGCGCCATCGCCTGCATCCAATGGGTCCTTCAACGCATCCCGCTCACAGCCCAGGATGGTGAATGCCACTATTAAGAAAAGTAAATGTATTCGTTGCTGCATGGTTATTTGTATTAAAATAGTATTCTTGAATTACCATCCGGGGTTTTGGTTGATGCGTTTATTGCTTAACAGTTCCCCTTCAGGCAGCGGCCACAGATAATCACGGGTGGTGAATGTCTGATTAAAAATCACTTTCTCCCGGTAGTAAGCAGTTGCATCTTCCTGCTCCAGATCCCAGCCGGTAACCGGTTGGTTCAGGTATTGGGTAGCCAGCTTCCAGCGCCGCAGATCCCAAAAACGTTGCCCTTCAAAAGCCATTTCGATCAGGCGTTCGCGCTGGATAATTTCCCGAAGCCCGTCCTTCTGCGTGTATTTGGTTGGATTTTTTGCATAGTTGGCCCAGGCATCCTGCACATCAGGTACACCGGCGCGCTCACGCACCAGGTTCAGATAATGGTATACCTGGTCTGTGGGACCGTTGACCTCGTTCAGGGCTTCGGCCAGGTACAGATAAAGACTGGCCAGGCGGATCATCGGCCAGGGGTAGGATTCGACGGTGTAGGTATTCCCGGTTCCGATCACATTATTGAAATTTACGAGTTTTTTAGGCCAGTATCCGGTGACCGAATAAGAGGCTTGGTTTTGTGCAGCCGCAGGTTGTCCTTTCTTCGAGGAAACAAAAAGCATGTCCTTCGCATCATCGAAGAATCCCTGACCATACCATACGCCGCCATCAAATCCGAGTGAAGCATAAAAACGCGGCTCGCGGTCGAAATTCAATTGGGCCGTGACATAACCTTCCTGTATATAGTAACGTGTCGCGGATGTGCCCAAACGTAATTTAAACCGTGAAGCATAATCATAGCTGGCGTCCTCATCGATGGGTATCCCGTTTTTAGTATAGAACATTTCCGCTATTTTCAGTGGTGGCGCAATATTGCCCTGGGTTCCGGAGTTGGCGCTTTTGGAGGGATCAAGACCCCGGGGGGTAGCCTGTGCCTGGATGGATCCGGCCATACTGTTGGTGTTTCCCCAGATGATCTCGGCATTCCATTTTTCGGCGACGGCGTTGCGGATATTCATGCCGATCCGCGTTTCATCAGAAATTTTATACTGAAAGAAATCGGGGGCAAACGTATAAAGTTTATGCCCCAGTGATTCGCAATAGTCAACAGCTTCCTGGCAGGCGGTCAAAGCGCGCTGCCATTTTCCGTTGTCTGCAGTACTGTTGAACAGCACTGTTCCCTCCGGATCCTTAAATCCGTTGTAATCAGAATTGCCGTTGAATAAAGGACTGGCAGCGGTAACCAGTACTTCCGCTTTTACACTTAAACCGATCGCTTTGGTGATACGACCCAGCTCAGCTACTTCGTTATCGATGCGCTGCGGAAGATCGGGGATGGATTCATCCAGCAGCTGAACCATATAGTTGATACAGGAATCCACGGGAGCCCTTGCGGGGTAGACTTCAGATGCAGGCGCATCAACAGGCACATTCTCCTTTATCAAAGCAATAGGACCGTACATGCGAAAAAGATAATAATGAAAATACGCTTTCAGGAATTTCGCTTCAGCGGTCCAGCGTTCCAGCTCTCCCGGACGCAGATCGGGGACGTTGCCAACATTGTCCAGGAAAATATTACAGACCCGGATGCCTTCAAAAAGATCTTTTCCTCCATTGTTGCCCTGCCAGAAATTCATGTAAGAA is from Niabella beijingensis and encodes:
- a CDS encoding DUF5000 domain-containing lipoprotein codes for the protein MQQRIHLLFLIVAFTILGCERDALKDPLDAGDGAPARVTNVKVENVPGGAVISYDVPDDSRLLYVKAVYDIREGVTQEIKSSYYNKTLKVEGFPDTKEYAVKLYSVSRGEQVSEPVETVIHPLEPPIKNTFRSLKMEETFGGVRLTFDNPVSANLVMTVIAEDSVGQMKEALTYYTKSIGGSFAVRGFDPVKRRFGVYIRDRWNNRSDTLFGEYTPWLEKLLDRTKIKALNLITDQNAQHCCGVGLSDLWDGVFNGGNVFHTKPGTGLPQWFSFDLGVKAKISRFKFYHRRSTGQGASDGAYNGGDPKVFELWGSDQPVNDGTWDSWFKIGDFTSLKPSGLPLGTVTEEDFNYAVVNGEEFDFPPDAPPVRYLRWKTNRVWGALDHIYMAELTFWGDY
- a CDS encoding RagB/SusD family nutrient uptake outer membrane protein, which encodes MKLFYRAVILALIISSAGCKKFLDIVPDNVATIDYAFQLRTTAERYLFTCYSYLPALGAFESNPANGAGDEFWLVPTSGSNAWKIARGGQNKTNSYMNFWQGNNGGKDLFEGIRVCNIFLDNVGNVPDLRPGELERWTAEAKFLKAYFHYYLFRMYGPIALIKENVPVDAPASEVYPARAPVDSCINYMVQLLDESIPDLPQRIDNEVAELGRITKAIGLSVKAEVLVTAASPLFNGNSDYNGFKDPEGTVLFNSTADNGKWQRALTACQEAVDYCESLGHKLYTFAPDFFQYKISDETRIGMNIRNAVAEKWNAEIIWGNTNSMAGSIQAQATPRGLDPSKSANSGTQGNIAPPLKIAEMFYTKNGIPIDEDASYDYASRFKLRLGTSATRYYIQEGYVTAQLNFDREPRFYASLGFDGGVWYGQGFFDDAKDMLFVSSKKGQPAAAQNQASYSVTGYWPKKLVNFNNVIGTGNTYTVESYPWPMIRLASLYLYLAEALNEVNGPTDQVYHYLNLVRERAGVPDVQDAWANYAKNPTKYTQKDGLREIIQRERLIEMAFEGQRFWDLRRWKLATQYLNQPVTGWDLEQEDATAYYREKVIFNQTFTTRDYLWPLPEGELLSNKRINQNPGW